ttattttttaattaagaaatacaaattaCTAGATTAATATCCAATAATAActgcaatattttataatttcagcttgactatatctaactgcaatatttatttattgcaactttaggatattaacttatataagtttaGTTGACTTGTAATTTTAGGATACTAATTTGATTTTGAATTGTATTAATATGGTCAATaactgcattatattaacaccaaaaataaagttcaaatataaaataaactttattcatacgtctagatcaaacataacagctgaaaatgaaaaaaaaaaaacataaaaacacttgatagatTTCATATTAAACTGCATGAAATCTGTTCCTCTTCTGAATTGACACTCGAGGTATTTTTAATCGGGTTTTTCTGGTTTGTGCTTGAATCGGCAGTAACTTCTAATTCCTCTTATTTGTCATTGTTCCCAGAATCGTCTAAATTAATAATCTCACTCCATTTCCATTCAGAGAGTCTCTTGGGTCTCTTACTTTGAGTCTCAAACTTTCGATccttaaaaatgacaaaaattgaatacaaaagtaaaaaaaaaaaagattaaataaaccttAAACTTACATCTTCACTAAATTCACGTTAAAGATTAGCCTTGTATGGACtaacattgcaccataagaaataatatcaacacttttatcaccatcatcctgcaataaaacacacatatactaacataacgaacatgttaatatgaaagatatacgcaaaaataatacttaaaaaccagcaaaatcaataccttagaagcttGTTCTACAAATTGGGTTGTTTAAACTAGCATGTTCATCATGGAAttgaatctaaaaaatcaaataagttaacattcacataaaaataaataaaagaaaacaattactCACTACTACGATATAACAGAACTGACCTTAGAATTTTGAATCTCGCATGCTTGTTTTTTTCGCAACAATTGAATTCAGAACTGAAtccatttttttaactttgtttagccATAAATATAGGGGTGTActgctatgtatttatagtagtaactataaaagtgcattagggtttaattttagatttgaCAATCCTTTATTTAGGAAGTTAGTTGTAGtcagttttaagtttttatagaATATATCTAAGTACAGATATTAggcagttttaataaaataaaatgtgacacataatatcttcattttatgttatggtacttttatttctttttgtttttgtttgcatagaTGGAGCCCATCTTTGTAGATTAGACACATTAGATCACAAGTATTAATTAGTTATACATTAAAACATTATCGACTTGTACCTTTAAATCCgtgcgtcgatattgaacaagatAACTACCAAAACGTtgacaaaaatgtgtaggtcgtcatgctatctttggattttttttaaaaagtatagtttataagatatgtcaagaatacttaaaaaaaatataagtttgttgtggatgggtgaattataactaattatctataattttgttaaaaccttagggatttaagtgtaataagtttggggctaaaaaataaatagtgtttaaaagactaaactaccctcattttaggggtctttctataaataaagtgggggaaaagttcttattttttggtatcttaaaatacccctccctcatgcattataatatagtatagatatagagtGATGTTTATGGTGTCACAATTATTAGGGTGAACGGGGTGGTGCGGGGAGGAGGTTTGCCGCATGAGGGGTGCACCGCTAACAAAGAAATGCCGCTTGGTGAAGGTGTTTTGCGGGGAAGAGTTGACGTATGCGGGGAAGATGTGGGAGATGGGGTAATGGTGGGCGCCACTCTCTTTCAACCAATCACGtcttttctttaaaaaaaattgtttggtTTTCAACCAATCACgtcttttcttttaaaaaaaattgtttggtGAAACCACCCCTTTTGATTTTTTGAAAGAGTGATGTATGAGAGTAGAATTGACCTGGCACATCATGATTGAGTGGGTGAAAAATTTCCCAATCTCATGAGGggtgcacccccttcacccttaagGCCTCAAGCGCAGAAATGTCTTTGGGCTTCTCGATACTTTTGAGACAACCATGCTCTTGTACTATCTTGTTAAACCAGGATTTCCACTTACCATTACAAAAAGCGGGAGAGCATGAAAAATTAAAAAGTAACTGTTGTTACAGCCACGTCAACATATATTAGAAAAGTGTGTGGTGCAAAAAACAGAGGAGTAGGACGAGCGTGGAAGGGTGACATGTGGCACAcaaattttattattaatttatattagaaaattatataaaatctattaaattaaagaataatattaataaaaaaacattacataatttaaaaaataaaaagaatacaTAAGTTAAAAAAACACAtgaaataaactaaaaaaacattacataattaaaattaaacgttaaacttaaacataattaaactaaaaATCTAATTATCTACCACGCCGAAACGTGTTTAAAGTCAAGATTGTACTTGTACATGTAGTCGACGAGGGCGACTTATATGACATCCTCTTCCGAAAGGTCACCATCGTCATTTTGCACAACGTTGTGCACCGTCTCAAATCTTAAACTATCCAAATGAATAGTCCTGAAACGTGAAGAAAGCGCATCCACGGTTCGGGTGGTGTCACCCCTATGAATACAAACTTGTTGGAAAATACGTCCCCAAAACGGACCCGAGCGACACAAGGCGTATAGTGGGCAAGCTTTTTGACCCAATATTCAAACAACACAATGTCCGCTTTTTCAGTCCATGGAATCGCTGCCATTTTTTCTAATCATTTAAGagaaaatgagatgaaatgaGAGTTTTTGTAAGGCAACCATGGTAGAATTGGTTGATTATATAGGAGAAGTTATTTTTTaagtaattaaaaaaaaataaccgTTGGGGGCAACAGCTACAACCCACACCCAACCAAATCGTGTCACATCGCCACATCAAACTCTTCCACGCCGGTGGAAAAAATACACCGCCTCCAACCCCAAGCCGCCCTCCACGCCTTTCGCGAGCCGGTGTGCCCGGCCTGAAGAGACCACTACGCCAGAATCTCACGCCCACTTCGTGTGATATTAAGTAAGAAATACAAGTTTCATGATGATTGAAAGTTACAAATATTACAGATTATTTTATGCACCTAATTAAAtgattaaattatatttattgtttCTACTCAACTAAATATATATAAGCACATTCATACATTTTCATGTCTTAAACACAAAACATAGGTTGTGACTTGTGTGTATGATACATTAAAGAAGTAAACCCTTCAGCATCCTATTAATGATGATTTGGCCAGAGGCGCTAAAGGGCGCTAAAAATGATGATTTGGCCAAAGACGCTATACCAAACCCCCTGACCTAATAATCAAATATCATCCCAAAAGTAATAGCAAAAGTGTATGAACACAGatgtttaaaatattttactAAGTCATGTAGTATATATATTGGTTGCATCTTCCTAAACTTATATATAAGATTTATTTTTGTAACATGTGACTTTCTCGAAGTTAAATAAACGTCCAAATTTCGTTGTATGACCTTGAAAATTTTGATAGTTGGTGCGGATATTTGTTGACTTTTCAGGGATACTGGACTTGACCACTTCTTAAAAAATCCACACGTTAATTCCACTTAACTTCCAATAAAATACATTAACAGGATACGGGGGGTCCATGTGATTTCTACCTTTTCTAACCTAGGATCCTTCGATACAACAGCAATTCCAATCTGTATGAGTGTATGACCACCTAAACTAATTAATATTATGCATTTATGAAATGCATGTTTGATTTTGTGCATGATTTTATAGAATTTTTAAAATATGTACTTATGAAACATAATTCACGGCAACAAATCTTTATAATAATCAAAACTATGGGTGTTCATAAGCCCTGGAAAATGATTGTACTGCTTAAACCGAAACAACTCAACAGACAACGGGTTTGAGATTATACAGTTTAATTCACAGTATAGTTTTAACGGTTTATGGTTTAGCCGACTATTTCAAACTTTAAAACTAAACGTATAAACTGTGACCCAAGCGTTTAGtactattttttttgttaatgAAAATCCTATAATTATAAAAATTGTATTAGGGATGCGCTCGGTACTGACCGGTTCcgaaagtaccggtaccgaaaattcCCAAAAATGGGTACCGGTATAGAATATACACGGTACGGTACCGAAAAcctcaaaagtcggtaccgaaagTGTGCCCGGTTCGAtaaattcggtaccagtaccgagtaccatttgctcatccctaaatTGTATGCACGATAACGATTAAAAGAAATTAGTTCAAACCACCAAACTGGCGGCTTTGATTTGTTGTTACTATACAAATCAACCATTACTACCGACCCACCCATCCTGGCCGCTTTGATTTGTTGTTcttctaaggggctgtttggtagcctctgaatagTCATTAAGAgactacctcttaatggaaccattaagaattttactaatgagaaggtagaagaatgtgacatgtgatgatttaccatttagaagttacctcttaaccattcagacttaaggttatctcttattcattcagaggttttaaaccattaagaggtaacatctgaatggtcTTAAGAGGctaacaaacagcccctaaaactGTAACCAACCGTTTGTCCCTTTGATTTGTTGTTTTTCTAAAACCCTAATTGACGGTTTAACCCAGAATTTTCGTCAAAACCAATCGAACGGGGCGCACCTCTTGCTTGAATTAAGAATTTTCTAAATGTAAAACCATATCAAcaaccaaaaataaaaaaaaaaggtaTTGTAGTCACAACAATGATTATAACTTTCCAATGGGTTACAATAAAATTCCTTTTTACATCCTTCAAAAACATCCTGATCAGAGGTCAAAAACCGAATCATCGAACACCTCTATCAGTCGAAAATTCGATCATCGGGGGGTCTAACAGACCCGCCCTAGCCGCGAGGCAAACCCATGAGAGTACATTCATCAACAAAAACAACTCTCATAGTGAAATCACACACATCCATATCGTTCCTTGACATCAAAAGATATCGAACAATTCGGGCGTGTAAAAAAAACCCAAAGATTCAGTTTCTCCAGTTGTGAGCAAAAGAATTCGCAGGCGCAAAACAACAACCCGGATATATATGGTTAGTTACAATCTAGCATGCTTCTGTGTAGGTTGTTGAGGTGAAAATGACACATTATCAGTTCTCTTCCTCTTACTTCTGTGAGATTGTAACTGATTAATTCCTGTGGTTTCGGTTTTTAAAATCGAATCCTTCAAGCGTGTGACATCCGATAGCTTTACTGGTTTCAAAAGATAATCTTCAGCACCTTCTTCCAAACATCTGCATTCACCACATAATACAATATTAGCATATCAAGAATTTGAAATAGTAAAATAAATTACTAGTATGTATGTGTTGTTTGAACCCGTACCGGTCGATGCGTGTTACAATGTTCTCTGAAGACATGATAACTACAGGAATCTGCTTCAATGTTGAagaattttttattttctttagaaGCTCAAATCCTGTCATTCCAGGCATGGAATAATCGGTGATGATCAGATTCACCTTCAAATCCTGAACATTATACATATAAATAAAAGTTGTAAATCGGATGGAACTTCTCCGATATAAATAAAAGTTCAAGTAAATCGGATGGAACTTCTCCGATATAAATAAAAGTTCAAGCAAAACGGATGGAACTTACATCGAAATGGGTAGAATCCGATTGTTCTTCTTCTAAGCCGAGGTATTGTAAGGCTCTGCTTCCGCTATCGACAACGGTAACTTTGAAAGAGGAGATTTTGAGGAGGCGCTCGATGACTTTGCGGTCGATGTTGCTGTCATCGACAGCGAGAACGTGTAACTCTTTGGAGGTGGAGGATGTAAGTTGATCGCAACAAGCGTTGATGGTTTCCATTGAGGAGGATTGATTGAATGTAGATATGATTGATGAGAGGGTGGATGAAATGAAAGGAAGATGTGTTTGTGAATATATATATGATATGAGGAGTGGAGGGAGACAGGAGGAAATGATCGTGAAGAGATTGTGAGATCTTGCGAAATCTGGAAGGCATAATCACACATGTCTTCTTTGTCAGGTCTGACCCACCGCCCAATTAATTCACTCAATTTTTGAAATAcaaaatactttttttttttgaacggcagaAATACAAAATACTGTATATTGATACTCAATACTTATTAAGTTAGAGCTAAATGTTATTTTAGTACCCGTGATTtaggccattttgtcagtttagtttaaatgttttatttttcgcctgcagttcaaaaaggtttcaccgttgtcattttagtccattgggttaacttcatccattttttctgttaacgataagagcaattcggtcattttatatgtaattctattAACTAGAAGGGTAATTCGACCATATAAAAAAATCagtccttctcgttaacagaattacatataaaatgaccgaattgcccttctcgttaacagagaaaatggatgaagttaaccctgtggactaaaatagcaacggTGAAACTTTTTTTATCACACAGGCGGAATATAAAACATTTGAACTAAACTGAAAAATaactcaaaccacagggactaaaattacATTTAACTCAAGTTATTATtatctttttcattttatatgtTTTGATAAAGGTATATCATGTAAAATACAAATAGGTTTTAGAGTAAATTATTTTTTGAGCaactgtgttttagtggttttaaccacttgagtccaaaataaaaaagtttaacgtcctgagtccttaaccactcattttataacgttttgagtccaatttatAACATCTGTACTTtttattttggactcaagtggttaaaagcactaaaacacagggactcaaaacgttataaaatgagcggctagggactcagggcgttaaattTTTTGATTTTGGAGACAactggttaaaaccactaaaacacaaatacttaaaaagtaatttactctaggTTTTAACATCTAAATGATGATAGGAATAACTAGTGAAGTTATTCTTGAATTAAAGTAATTATTACGCTACTTTATAACTATATAGCGTAAGAAGGGTATCAAATTGTAAGACCCTTACTTAATTTATATGATTTACATATAAACATTGACTATAATTGTGTACTATCGATTACATATACACTTGAACTTATtagtttgttaaaacattttaaTGGTTAAAACGTTTCAGCGTCATATTTTGATATCGtcgtttaaaacataacaacgaTACGTGATGCAGAAGCTTGaattcttgattgtgttcggTTTCTCGatgagcttgatcgtcctccggtactttacataatacatacatttcataaaacatgaaaCGAGATAGTCATTTAACGTTTATAACATGTCTTAAACGAAAACGCAAGACAAAACAATCAACAGCAACATTTTTGCCAGTTTCAGcgtctctcgcgggccgcgagagacttgGTTGAATGGGTCGCAGGGCGCGACAGGCGTCGCGTTGCGCGACGGTGACTTCCCCTTCCCTTCGTGTGGCGCGACACCCTGTTTTCGACAGAAGGGTTTGTTTCAGACCTGCATTGTTCCAGCCAGTCTTATTCTTACGAAAACGGACATAACTCATTCGTTATTGATCCGATTTAagtcacgtttcttcctacgtgatcgtaaaatgattctccatcacatggattTAAAAcccaacatccggattaacaaaatttgAGACTTTCGGCTTAATATATATTTACGaaacttttgacccgttcatgatttTATCAAATAAACATATGTGTTGCATTCAAATGATCATCAACTTCATGTTATAACTATTTCCTATTATACAAGGTCATAACCATGAGTTGTTATTCATCTTTTACCCGTTTATGCgtatatgcttattttgacccgttaaagcTATTTAAGCAATTTTAAGCATAATTCAAGCTCATTCCTTGAGAGTATCATATTTCCACATTCAGTTATCAATTGTTTTTCCACCACAATTATAATTGTGGTGGATTTTAATGTGGTAACTATTTGTTCCGAGTTTTGCCCATCggattatcattttacggcaaagactcatttAAAGTCATTTGACCCAAAGGTCTCATATCTGGCTTTTTACACATATCCTAAGGATTTAATTTATCCAAATGCTTATTTATAAACAACCCATAAGGGTCGATTGCTCAGTTTATCAACAAAGgacattttggtcaactttaaaCTTTTATTTACGACGAAGAGGTTTTAAAgccatgtttgaccaaagtcccACTTTTTAAACTATGATCTTGTTTAAAAATCATTATGTTTTTAAGTCACAATGATTATGATTTAAATCATTCGGTTTACGTATTAAGATGACCAAATGTCCCTTTATGACTTATCTAACTCTCATAGAACCTCAAGTTCTAAATGAGTAGTTAACCTATTACGCaaacctggctcggatcaatatattgactcGTTTTAATACTTTGCTTGAATAACCGCTAATTAATAGCGATGCTAATATCCATTAGATATCTACTCCTGTAATCATATAACTCGACAAATAATCATTaatcgatattgtcaaagggtgatatcttcaccttttgacccatttggtctaagtgaccgtttatctttgcgagatgatatttatcaccatctcatctacatgactcgctccggtttacacGTACGGTCATTTTACTTATAAACCATTTCTTAACGCTTTTGACCTGTAAGACCCATACTATCATTTAACAGTTTTCGTATGGTTTACGAAAATAATCATGTAATTATGGATACACATATAATGAAAAATACatgtttattaaaactttttcaatttaaaaataatacaacATAATGTAATTGAGTTCGTCTTTTTTGAATAACAACGAAACGATGTGCAGAAGCTAGtgtcttgatcgtgttcggttcttcgctgAGCTTGATCGTCATCTGGCGTCCAAAGATATCCCTACATTTCATAAACCATGAAATGATTAGTCAAACGAGCTAAAAACGTGTTTAAATCAAGTCCGAATATGTCAAAATGAACAAGAAATGAATTTTTGTCAGCTGTTGGGtccctcgcggggcgcgaggaTCCACCCCCATTCTTTCACGGGGCGCGAGCAACGTCGCGCTGCGCGACGATGTTTCCAGTTTCTTGTCGCGTGGCGCGATAACCATGTTTCGACAGAAGGCTTTCTTTTGCTGCTGCATATTGTGCCCAGCTATGTATTCTAACCAAATTTTCAACTTAAAGTTGCATAACTTTTGATCTAGATATTCGTTTTGTGTAATTCTTGTTTCTatgcgtccgtaatttaattacggatcCGATTATCATCTTAATTCACATCAAAAGCTGAATTATAAGCAAAAAGGCTTATAAATTCTTCATGCCAATATTCGACCCGTTTCAATTATCTATATATTACTTGTTTATCAGAAATGATTGATTCTAATCCCTTTTTACCCATCCCCGGGCTTGTCAACATTAGCATTTTGCTTCCATTACATGGTTCGCACATGCATTTACATTCACCGGTTCATTTTGTAACTTTCTTACACTAAAACCAACATTTAACTTCTtaatttattttgacccgtttagaggACTTTTAAGCATTTAAGCAACAAAGTCGTTCTTTTCTCTTCGCATTCCCATATTAATTAACTACTTATCTTCCACCGCAACTATTTTTATAGTGGATTTAACATAAGGAACCCAAAATTCCAAATTTCACCCTTCGGTTAGTCATTTACGCAAATGACCCATTTTTAGGCATTCGACCCACGAATGTTTATGCCTATAACTTTTATACGTATCTAAGGACTTCAAACTCAATATACAAATTCCTAAACAACCCATGAGGGTCGTTTACccgatttacc
This is a stretch of genomic DNA from Helianthus annuus cultivar XRQ/B chromosome 16, HanXRQr2.0-SUNRISE, whole genome shotgun sequence. It encodes these proteins:
- the LOC110917045 gene encoding two-component response regulator ARR5, whose translation is METINACCDQLTSSTSKELHVLAVDDSNIDRKVIERLLKISSFKVTVVDSGSRALQYLGLEEEQSDSTHFDDLKVNLIITDYSMPGMTGFELLKKIKNSSTLKQIPVVIMSSENIVTRIDRCLEEGAEDYLLKPVKLSDVTRLKDSILKTETTGINQLQSHRSKRKRTDNVSFSPQQPTQKHARL